Proteins found in one Bactrocera oleae isolate idBacOlea1 chromosome X, idBacOlea1, whole genome shotgun sequence genomic segment:
- the LOC138858198 gene encoding uncharacterized protein, with protein sequence MNSWFFLAALKVHELSEKAKGGVSDHFIYGQLYYRDKNKQKEGWSDVCAVVGELDLIMSLHFLFYFNESGEIILDSHTQNSVPVTPERKRQKECSLNPLAEDVSNFLKNHKPHNNILGATGDIFKKVADDKQLAFKLDVLHYVHIIFKSLSGNT encoded by the exons atgaactcgtggttttttttggcagcactgaaagttcatgagctctctgaGAAGGCAAAgggaggagtttcggatcattttatctatggcCAGTTGTATTACCgagacaaaaataaacaaaaagaggGTTGGAGCGATGTGTGTGCTGTTGTCGGAGAATTAG ACTTGATTATGAgtcttcattttcttttttacttcaaTGAAAGTGGCGAAATCATTTTGGACAGCCATACACAAAATTCAGTGCCAGTAACTCCTGAGAGAAAAAGACAAAAGGAATGCAGTTTGAATCCTTTGGCTGAAGACGtaagtaattttttgaaaaatcacaAGCCTCACAACAACATTCTAGGTGCGACTGgggatatttttaaaaaagtcgcCGACGATAAACAGCTTGCCTTTAAGCTTGATGTCctgcattatgtccacataATATTCAAAAGTTTAAGTGGAAATACTTAA